The following are encoded together in the Poseidonibacter lekithochrous genome:
- a CDS encoding class I SAM-dependent DNA methyltransferase, giving the protein MGLDLYSKVEPFLDFEDEVYLLHKQFMEFVMVNELDNIIDIGCGQGYFLENLKINGKTAFGTDLSVEQIKVCKAKGLDAKAIPLNEVKEKYDCATAIFDVLNYMDKNYLETFIKETNLVLNQGGYFVFDVNSHFGFDNIAQGCITIDLKDKFIAIDALFEDNKLQTDITLFNKQKSNLYSRESDSIIQEYHSKEYLSKLLENNGFKIQEIREFNLHSEDDADKYIFICKKIN; this is encoded by the coding sequence ATGGGATTAGATTTATATTCAAAAGTTGAACCATTCTTAGACTTTGAAGATGAAGTTTATTTATTACACAAACAGTTTATGGAGTTTGTAATGGTAAATGAACTTGATAACATCATTGATATTGGATGTGGTCAAGGATATTTTTTAGAGAATCTTAAAATCAATGGTAAAACTGCTTTTGGTACTGATTTAAGTGTTGAGCAAATTAAGGTTTGTAAAGCAAAAGGGTTAGATGCTAAAGCAATACCATTAAATGAAGTAAAAGAGAAATATGATTGTGCTACAGCTATTTTTGATGTACTTAATTATATGGATAAAAACTATTTAGAAACTTTTATCAAAGAAACTAATCTTGTTTTAAATCAAGGCGGATACTTCGTATTTGATGTAAACTCGCACTTTGGTTTTGATAATATTGCTCAAGGGTGTATTACAATAGATTTAAAAGATAAATTTATTGCAATTGATGCACTTTTTGAAGATAATAAACTACAAACAGATATTACACTATTTAATAAGCAAAAAAGCAATCTGTACTCACGTGAGAGTGACTCTATTATTCAAGAGTATCATTCAAAAGAGTACCTTTCTAAACTATTAGAAAACAATGGATTTAAAATCCAAGAAATAAGAGAATTTAACTTGCATTCCGAAGATGATGCAGATAAATATATCTTTATTTGTAAAAAAATAAACTAA
- a CDS encoding DUF1223 domain-containing protein, whose protein sequence is MKIVLLIFILFSNILFANETILKSGDKKVTLIELYTSQGCSSCPPADKWLSQLKNKDGLFKTFIPLAFHVTYWDFIGWKDIFANSLNDNRQRNYSSKVWKKNSVYTPQFIVDTKEYRQWFNGQPFPRLQNSYAGNLEAKLSKNKNLEVKYNNKNIKNKKVLVNMAILGFDYNIDIKRGENKSRVLEHDFVVLKHIQKYAAIKNHNLDFKNKLYQLKKEPNKKYALVVWISDENYNQLQAVGGYIN, encoded by the coding sequence ATGAAGATAGTTCTACTAATATTTATATTATTTAGCAATATTTTATTTGCAAATGAAACAATATTAAAATCAGGTGATAAAAAAGTCACACTAATAGAGTTATACACTTCCCAAGGTTGTTCATCTTGTCCTCCTGCTGATAAGTGGTTAAGCCAATTAAAAAATAAAGATGGTTTATTTAAGACTTTTATTCCCTTAGCCTTTCATGTAACTTATTGGGATTTTATTGGTTGGAAAGATATATTTGCTAATAGTTTAAATGACAATAGACAAAGAAACTACTCTTCAAAAGTTTGGAAAAAGAACTCAGTTTATACACCACAATTTATAGTTGATACAAAAGAGTACAGACAATGGTTTAATGGGCAACCTTTTCCAAGACTACAAAATAGTTATGCTGGAAATCTAGAAGCAAAACTTAGTAAAAATAAAAACTTAGAAGTTAAATACAATAATAAAAATATCAAAAATAAAAAAGTTTTAGTAAATATGGCTATATTAGGTTTTGATTATAATATTGATATTAAAAGAGGTGAGAATAAATCTAGAGTTTTAGAACATGACTTTGTAGTGTTAAAACATATTCAAAAGTATGCTGCAATAAAAAATCACAACTTAGATTTTAAAAATAAACTATACCAATTAAAAAAAGAGCCAAATAAAAAGTATGCTTTAGTAGTATGGATAAGTGATGAGAACTACAATCAACTCCAAGCTGTAGGTGGATATATAAATTAA
- the hisG gene encoding ATP phosphoribosyltransferase, whose protein sequence is MLTIALPKGRIAKETLAKFEKAFGEEFVFEDRKLILEKSGFRFLNVRNQDVPTYVMHGAADLGVVGLDVLEEKEYDLIKLLDLELGRCKVAFGLRAGEELDLTKSKITVATKHEKIAKRYFEEKAMAVDIIKLYGSIELAPLVNLSDCIVDIVETGETMKQNGLEVGPTIMESSAYLIANKNAFYAKKDVILDLKEKIEATL, encoded by the coding sequence ATGCTAACAATTGCGTTACCTAAGGGAAGAATTGCTAAAGAAACTCTTGCTAAGTTTGAGAAAGCTTTTGGAGAAGAGTTTGTATTTGAAGATAGAAAACTAATTTTAGAAAAATCTGGATTTAGATTTTTAAATGTTAGAAACCAAGATGTACCAACTTATGTTATGCATGGAGCTGCTGATTTAGGTGTTGTAGGACTTGATGTACTTGAAGAAAAAGAGTACGATTTAATCAAACTACTTGACTTAGAACTTGGACGATGTAAAGTTGCTTTTGGATTAAGAGCTGGCGAAGAGTTAGACTTAACAAAAAGTAAAATTACAGTTGCTACTAAACATGAAAAAATTGCAAAAAGATATTTTGAAGAAAAAGCAATGGCTGTTGATATTATTAAACTTTATGGTTCTATTGAATTAGCACCTTTAGTTAATCTTTCTGATTGTATTGTTGATATTGTTGAAACAGGTGAAACAATGAAACAAAATGGCTTAGAAGTAGGTCCTACAATTATGGAAAGTTCAGCGTATTTAATTGCTAATAAAAATGCATTTTATGCTAAAAAAGATGTAATCTTAGATTTAAAAGAAAAGATAGAAGCTACTTTATAA
- a CDS encoding FmdE family protein has product MTYPEFFKNIETIKLQDDLSLFLGAFEDGIIEFSYLDVVKTAGHSCPTVLGAYLMTLEALKALYPDDIAKRGEILVEFSERQSEGVAGVIANVITNITGACTNNGFKGIAGNFDRNYLLKFEQELNGASARFTRKDSKQSVDVIYNPSSIQFHPSMQALMQKCVQGNASSEERVEFGKLWQQRVEDISNNINDVIKIS; this is encoded by the coding sequence ATGACTTACCCAGAATTTTTCAAAAATATAGAAACAATAAAATTACAAGATGATTTATCATTATTTTTAGGTGCATTTGAAGATGGAATAATTGAATTTTCTTATTTAGATGTTGTTAAAACAGCAGGTCACTCATGTCCTACTGTTTTAGGAGCTTATTTAATGACTCTAGAAGCACTAAAAGCTTTATATCCAGATGATATAGCTAAACGTGGAGAAATCCTTGTAGAGTTTAGTGAGAGGCAAAGTGAGGGTGTTGCTGGAGTTATTGCAAATGTAATTACTAATATTACAGGGGCTTGTACTAATAATGGCTTCAAAGGAATTGCTGGAAATTTTGATAGAAATTATCTTTTAAAATTTGAACAAGAACTAAATGGAGCTAGTGCTAGATTTACTAGAAAAGATTCAAAACAAAGTGTAGATGTAATATATAATCCAAGCTCAATACAATTTCATCCATCTATGCAAGCATTGATGCAAAAATGTGTTCAAGGAAATGCAAGTAGTGAAGAAAGAGTTGAATTTGGTAAGCTTTGGCAGCAAAGAGTAGAAGACATTTCTAATAATATAAATGACGTTATAAAAATATCTTAA
- a CDS encoding type III pantothenate kinase produces MILCDIGNTTFHFLIGKKHKKYSIKDEIPTFKEQIVYVSVNKKATKELLKTNPSAKNIKKYLEFETQYVGHGIDRAVACVFQENAVIVDAGSAITVDIMRNSKHKGGFILPGFRAFSKTYPKISKKLKFDFEKNVNLDKIPLQTKDAIQYAMLKSIILPIKEVSKNKNIIFTGGDGKLLSGYFENSVYKKDLIFENMKRIIDANNCVT; encoded by the coding sequence TTGATTTTATGTGATATTGGAAATACTACATTTCATTTTTTAATTGGAAAGAAACATAAAAAGTATTCAATAAAAGATGAAATACCAACTTTTAAAGAACAGATTGTTTACGTATCTGTGAATAAAAAAGCTACAAAAGAACTATTAAAAACAAACCCTAGTGCAAAAAACATAAAAAAATATTTAGAGTTTGAAACACAATATGTAGGTCATGGAATAGATAGAGCAGTTGCTTGTGTATTTCAAGAAAATGCTGTAATAGTGGATGCTGGAAGTGCTATTACTGTAGATATTATGAGAAATTCTAAACATAAAGGTGGATTTATTTTACCAGGGTTTAGAGCATTTTCTAAAACTTACCCAAAAATTTCCAAAAAACTAAAGTTTGATTTTGAAAAAAATGTAAATTTAGATAAAATACCGCTTCAAACAAAAGATGCCATACAATACGCCATGCTAAAATCTATCATTTTACCAATCAAAGAAGTAAGCAAAAATAAGAATATTATATTTACAGGTGGAGATGGAAAGTTATTAAGTGGGTACTTTGAAAATAGTGTATATAAAAAAGATTTGATATTTGAGAACATGAAAAGGATAATTGATGCTAACAATTGCGTTACCTAA
- a CDS encoding TraB/GumN family protein, with protein MKKFKIHVLILLSFLTVGLYADAPVWKVSKNSNHIYIAGTMHILSRADYPLKHEFSQAFVNSDDIVFEADLSEGESPEFQSYIREKSVYSNGKNIKDFLSKETYDSLSKYLKSKNMPLGILNMKPGFILSTISINLYSEAGFNVSGVDAFMEHQARKRNKDRIYLETLKDQIEFISNMGIGNEESFIKYTLAEIDKSSVQIPLVHKAWKNGDTKILEKYMNEFKTIFPKAYDIMIAKRNNKWIGKIEKMFDSKDIEYVLVGFAHLAGEDSILKKLKALGYEIQRVKVTH; from the coding sequence ATGAAAAAATTCAAAATACATGTACTGATTTTATTAAGTTTTTTAACTGTAGGTTTATATGCAGATGCTCCGGTATGGAAAGTTAGCAAAAACTCAAACCATATTTATATAGCAGGAACTATGCATATTTTATCAAGGGCTGATTATCCCTTGAAACATGAATTTTCTCAAGCTTTTGTAAACTCTGATGATATTGTATTTGAGGCTGATTTATCAGAAGGTGAGAGTCCAGAGTTTCAGAGCTATATTCGAGAAAAAAGTGTTTATTCAAATGGCAAAAATATAAAAGATTTTTTAAGTAAAGAAACCTATGATTCTTTGTCAAAATATTTAAAATCAAAAAATATGCCCTTAGGTATATTAAATATGAAACCAGGATTTATACTAAGTACTATTAGTATAAATCTTTATTCAGAAGCAGGTTTTAATGTATCTGGAGTTGATGCTTTTATGGAACATCAAGCTAGGAAGAGAAATAAAGATAGAATTTATTTAGAAACACTAAAAGATCAAATAGAGTTTATTTCGAATATGGGTATAGGAAATGAAGAGAGTTTCATAAAATATACTTTAGCTGAAATAGATAAATCTTCTGTTCAAATTCCTTTAGTACATAAAGCATGGAAGAATGGAGATACGAAAATATTAGAAAAATATATGAATGAGTTTAAAACTATTTTCCCCAAAGCCTATGATATTATGATTGCTAAAAGAAATAATAAGTGGATAGGAAAAATAGAAAAAATGTTTGATTCAAAAGATATTGAGTATGTACTTGTAGGTTTTGCTCATTTAGCTGGAGAAGATAGTATTTTGAAAAAACTAAAAGCTTTAGGATATGAAATACAAAGAGTAAAAGTCACTCATTAA